In the genome of Rhodothermales bacterium, one region contains:
- a CDS encoding sugar phosphate isomerase/epimerase family protein, whose translation MNRRIFLRAGAGAVAGMSLAPLACTPSSAPSGSTADLFSISLAQWSLHRSFFSVDPRAIGWDVFDRTLVSDDYRSLLGGRLDPLRFAEIARRDYGIEAVEYVNTFYYDRARDMEYLGALKRVADGEGVRSVLIMCDAEGALGAPAEADRLRTVENHYKWVEAAAFLGCHAIRVNAASDASLAPAEQQQLAADGLRRLCEFSDGHGINVIVENHGGISSNGQWLAGVMRLTDHPRAGTLPDFGNFYLGDDSVTEDIRPELWYDRYQGVQELMPYAKGVSAKSMRFDARGNEMETDFERMMRIVLDAGYHGFVGIEYEGSEVSEDAGIKATKALLEGVREKLGAA comes from the coding sequence ATGAATCGGAGAATATTCCTTCGCGCCGGCGCCGGCGCTGTGGCCGGCATGAGCCTCGCGCCCCTCGCCTGCACGCCGTCATCGGCGCCCAGCGGCAGCACCGCCGACCTCTTTTCCATCTCGCTGGCCCAGTGGTCCCTGCATCGATCGTTCTTCAGCGTCGATCCGCGCGCCATCGGGTGGGATGTCTTTGACCGCACCCTCGTCAGCGACGACTACCGGAGCCTCCTCGGCGGCCGGCTCGACCCGCTGCGTTTTGCGGAGATCGCGCGCCGGGACTACGGCATCGAAGCGGTCGAATACGTCAATACGTTTTACTACGACCGCGCGCGCGACATGGAATACCTCGGTGCGCTCAAACGCGTGGCCGACGGGGAAGGGGTTCGCAGCGTGCTCATCATGTGCGACGCGGAAGGGGCTCTCGGCGCGCCGGCCGAGGCCGACCGCCTGCGTACGGTCGAGAACCACTACAAGTGGGTCGAGGCGGCCGCGTTCCTCGGGTGCCACGCGATCCGGGTGAATGCGGCCAGCGACGCGTCATTGGCGCCGGCGGAACAGCAACAGCTCGCCGCCGACGGGCTGCGGCGCCTGTGCGAGTTCTCGGACGGACACGGCATCAACGTCATCGTGGAAAATCACGGCGGCATCTCCAGCAACGGACAGTGGCTCGCCGGCGTCATGCGGCTCACCGACCATCCCCGCGCCGGGACGCTGCCCGACTTTGGCAATTTTTATCTGGGCGACGACTCCGTGACCGAAGACATCCGCCCCGAACTCTGGTACGATCGCTACCAGGGCGTGCAGGAATTGATGCCGTATGCGAAAGGCGTGAGCGCCAAATCGATGCGGTTCGATGCCCGGGGGAATGAGATGGAAACCGATTTCGAGCGCATGATGCGCATCGTGCTGGACGCCGGCTACCACGGCTTCGTCGGCATCGAATACGAAGGCTCCGAGGTGAGTGAGGACGCCGGCATCAAAGCCACCAAAGCCCTCCTGGAAGGCGTGCGAGAAAAACTAGGTGCTGCCTGA
- a CDS encoding FlgD immunoglobulin-like domain containing protein: MRIKPVTRRLHSLAVLLFLSCSAYAQVGSWETLDGLPRRIGGRYDDIFFATPETGWAVNGGGFAYRTTDAGETWKLVLNAGIYLRSVGFANTQVGWAGSLSNTTLLLQTSDGGDTWADITSRIPEPRPTGVCGLYVVSDRVVYGVGRFDGPPVLIKTADGGDTWSSQDLTAYGVGTLIDVYFFDENRGIAVGGTKRDLTGNAVVVMTEDGGATWSVRHTTQTANGVGGEWGWKISFPTPDIGYVSIEYPFSNPTGRAAKVLKTEDGGDSWRELSVEGSTSPAGLQGLGFVSPQLGWTSGRGTTSMTTDGGATWTQVAVMDGQVNRIRLINDTLAYAVGQRAYRWRAASQSTAREPLPDRIEPFELEQNYPNPFSASTTIRYRLTRDAHVRVRVIDLLGQDLRTLVDTYQAAGVQEVTWDGRNEAGQRVASGAYMYLVDIGDIAEMKTMVVLRD; the protein is encoded by the coding sequence ATGCGTATAAAACCGGTTACCCGGCGCCTTCACAGCCTGGCCGTCCTGTTATTCCTATCGTGCAGCGCATATGCTCAGGTCGGCAGCTGGGAGACGCTCGACGGCCTGCCCCGCCGCATCGGCGGGCGGTATGACGATATCTTTTTTGCCACGCCCGAAACCGGATGGGCCGTGAACGGGGGCGGTTTCGCCTACCGCACGACGGATGCCGGCGAAACCTGGAAGCTGGTTCTCAATGCCGGCATCTACCTCCGCAGCGTAGGTTTTGCCAACACCCAGGTCGGGTGGGCCGGCTCGCTGTCCAACACCACCCTGCTGCTGCAAACGAGCGACGGGGGCGACACGTGGGCAGACATCACATCGCGCATTCCCGAGCCCAGGCCCACGGGTGTGTGCGGGCTGTATGTCGTGAGCGACCGCGTCGTCTACGGCGTCGGACGATTCGATGGGCCGCCGGTGCTCATCAAGACGGCGGATGGCGGCGACACGTGGAGCAGCCAGGACCTGACGGCCTATGGCGTGGGCACCCTGATCGATGTGTACTTTTTCGATGAGAACCGGGGGATCGCCGTGGGCGGCACGAAGCGCGATCTCACGGGCAACGCGGTGGTCGTGATGACGGAAGACGGCGGCGCCACCTGGTCGGTGCGGCACACGACGCAGACGGCGAACGGGGTGGGTGGCGAATGGGGCTGGAAGATCTCCTTCCCGACGCCCGACATCGGCTATGTGTCGATCGAATACCCATTCAGCAACCCGACGGGGCGCGCGGCGAAGGTGCTCAAGACGGAAGACGGCGGCGACAGCTGGCGCGAGCTGTCCGTGGAAGGGAGCACGAGCCCCGCCGGCCTCCAGGGCCTAGGCTTTGTCTCGCCGCAGCTTGGTTGGACGAGCGGCCGCGGCACGACCTCCATGACGACCGACGGCGGCGCGACGTGGACGCAGGTCGCGGTGATGGATGGTCAGGTTAACCGCATCCGCCTCATCAATGACACCCTCGCTTATGCCGTGGGCCAGCGCGCGTACCGCTGGCGCGCCGCATCGCAATCCACGGCGCGCGAGCCGCTGCCCGACCGCATCGAGCCCTTCGAGCTTGAGCAGAACTACCCCAACCCCTTCTCGGCGTCGACGACGATCCGGTACCGGCTGACCCGGGATGCGCACGTCCGGGTGCGCGTCATCGACCTGCTCGGTCAGGATCTTCGAACGCTGGTCGACACCTACCAGGCCGCCGGCGTGCAGGAAGTGACGTGGGACGGTCGCAACGAAGCCGGCCAGCGCGTGGCGTCGGGCGCGTACATGTACCTGGTCGACATCGGAGACATTGCAGAAATGAAGACGATGGTCGTCTTGCGAGACTGA
- the miaA gene encoding tRNA (adenosine(37)-N6)-dimethylallyltransferase MiaA, producing the protein MPPIIVLTGPTAIGKTALSLDLARRLDAEIVSVDSRQIYRELNIGTAKPGLAERGGIVHHLIDAWPLEAPLSAGIYTREAEACIRDIVSRGKTPLVVGGSTLYLAALTQGLSDIPDVPEAVRETVMARLQAEGPDALYRELERVDAASAATMDATKTQRLVRALEVYLGTGQPLSYYHGTVQPPAFAYRTIVLDTDRTVLYDRIERRVDAMLANGLVEEVRGLLARGIDPALPALRTIGYQEPIAMLRGEIDEAEMTRLIKRNTRRYAKRQLTWFRRYPAYEWVDVDEAVRTPERLLQGVS; encoded by the coding sequence ATGCCACCCATTATCGTATTGACTGGCCCCACCGCCATCGGCAAGACGGCGCTCAGCCTCGACCTGGCGCGCCGGCTGGATGCCGAGATCGTGTCGGTGGACAGCCGGCAAATCTACCGCGAGCTGAACATCGGTACGGCGAAGCCGGGGCTGGCGGAGCGCGGCGGGATCGTCCATCACCTCATCGACGCGTGGCCCCTCGAAGCGCCGCTCTCCGCCGGCATCTATACGCGCGAGGCGGAGGCCTGCATCCGTGACATCGTATCCAGGGGCAAGACCCCGCTGGTCGTCGGCGGATCCACGCTGTACCTGGCGGCGCTCACCCAGGGGCTTTCGGACATTCCCGACGTCCCGGAGGCCGTGCGCGAAACGGTGATGGCGCGACTGCAAGCGGAAGGCCCGGATGCCCTGTACCGGGAGCTGGAGCGGGTCGACGCGGCGTCGGCGGCGACGATGGATGCTACGAAGACGCAACGCCTCGTGCGGGCCCTCGAGGTGTACCTCGGGACGGGGCAGCCGTTGTCGTATTACCACGGCACGGTGCAGCCGCCGGCCTTCGCCTACCGCACCATCGTGCTCGACACCGACAGGACGGTCCTCTACGATCGCATCGAACGGCGGGTGGACGCGATGCTGGCGAACGGACTGGTCGAGGAGGTGCGAGGGCTGCTCGCCCGCGGTATCGATCCCGCGCTGCCGGCGCTCCGAACCATCGGGTACCAGGAGCCGATCGCGATGCTGCGCGGCGAGATCGACGAGGCGGAGATGACGCGCCTCATCAAGCGCAACACGCGGCGGTATGCGAAGCGTCAGCTGACCTGGTTTCGTCGCTATCCGGCGTACGAATGGGTGGACGTGGACGAGGCGGTCCGCACGCCGGAACGCCTCCTGCAGGGCGTCAGCTAG
- a CDS encoding ATP-binding protein — translation MIQVKTKSPNHLVLECSSDLGNLDELVEQTDDFVGTLGLDEELAYKVVLLMSEAATNAILHGNAEDPAKKVDIQLIYTSGRLELTVEDEGEGFDPDRVRNPIAAENVLRDGGRGLFFIREMAEEVHLENNGRRIRMIFHVQ, via the coding sequence ATGATCCAGGTAAAGACAAAATCCCCTAACCACCTCGTTCTTGAATGTTCCAGCGACCTGGGCAATCTCGACGAACTGGTCGAGCAAACCGACGATTTCGTCGGCACGCTCGGGCTCGACGAGGAACTGGCGTACAAGGTCGTCCTGCTGATGTCCGAGGCGGCGACGAATGCGATTTTACACGGCAACGCCGAGGATCCGGCCAAGAAAGTGGACATCCAGCTGATCTACACCTCCGGGCGGTTGGAGCTCACGGTCGAGGACGAAGGGGAGGGGTTCGATCCCGATCGCGTGCGAAATCCCATCGCCGCCGAAAATGTCCTGCGCGACGGCGGACGCGGATTGTTTTTTATCCGGGAGATGGCGGAAGAAGTGCACCTGGAGAATAATGGCCGACGAATCCGGATGATCTTTCACGTGCAATGA
- a CDS encoding lycopene cyclase domain-containing protein translates to MTYLQFHLVFILPPLAVLLGMALRRGLPAGAWKALLWTTLIALIYTTPWDNYLVYASVWVYGPERVLGTIGYVPLEEYLFFLLQPLLTGLFYLLFFAATPPGDRNGGPGVVAVMLALAAAGAGMLLWGAEKWTYLGLILAWACPVLAGMWFYGGGYFGTRWRAMWLAALLPSVYLWIADRIAIGLGIWTIAESTSTGIMLLGLPVEEATFFLLTDLLVVSGVSLFLHGAHIAAHRQTPAQETSSLT, encoded by the coding sequence GTGACCTATCTCCAGTTCCATCTCGTTTTTATCCTGCCGCCGCTCGCCGTGTTGTTGGGCATGGCCCTCCGCCGCGGTCTTCCCGCCGGCGCGTGGAAAGCGCTGCTCTGGACGACGCTTATCGCGTTGATCTACACGACGCCGTGGGATAATTATCTGGTCTACGCCTCGGTCTGGGTGTATGGCCCTGAAAGGGTGCTCGGAACGATCGGCTACGTACCGCTGGAAGAATATCTCTTTTTCCTGCTGCAACCGCTGCTGACCGGCTTATTCTACCTGCTCTTTTTTGCCGCGACGCCGCCTGGAGACCGCAACGGCGGGCCCGGCGTTGTCGCCGTCATGCTGGCACTTGCAGCGGCGGGCGCCGGCATGCTCCTGTGGGGCGCCGAAAAATGGACGTATCTCGGCCTGATCCTGGCCTGGGCGTGTCCGGTTCTCGCCGGCATGTGGTTTTATGGCGGCGGCTACTTCGGGACGCGCTGGCGCGCGATGTGGCTGGCGGCGCTCCTGCCCTCGGTCTATTTATGGATCGCCGACCGGATCGCGATCGGTCTCGGCATCTGGACGATCGCCGAGTCGACTTCCACCGGCATCATGCTGCTGGGGCTCCCGGTCGAGGAGGCAACTTTTTTTCTATTGACTGATTTACTCGTCGTCAGCGGCGTAAGTCTGTTTCTGCATGGCGCGCACATTGCCGCACATCGCCAAACGCCCGCGCAGGAAACGTCATCCCTTACCTGA
- a CDS encoding rhodanese-like domain-containing protein, translating into MFGSSAVPEMTVRELKDMMDRGETPFILDVRSEEEYAAANLNGKLIRLDTLPSRIDELEPYRDQLMVVHCRSGARSANAVQFLMANGFDNVRNLKGGVMAWSREIDPTMPTY; encoded by the coding sequence ATGTTTGGATCTTCTGCCGTCCCCGAAATGACCGTTCGCGAACTCAAGGATATGATGGATCGGGGCGAGACGCCCTTTATTCTGGACGTACGCAGTGAAGAGGAATACGCCGCCGCCAATTTGAACGGCAAGCTCATTCGCCTGGATACCCTCCCCTCCCGCATCGATGAACTCGAGCCCTACCGCGATCAGCTGATGGTGGTGCACTGCCGCTCGGGTGCGCGTTCGGCGAACGCCGTCCAGTTTCTGATGGCTAACGGCTTCGACAACGTGCGCAATCTGAAAGGCGGGGTGATGGCCTGGAGTCGGGAGATCGATCCGACCATGCCGACGTATTGA
- a CDS encoding methyl-accepting chemotaxis protein encodes MSIRVKLLAGFGVIALLFGALTVENRNMLNEGISAIEEARDQGYAAAVLAKEIKLDVIQVQQWLTDISATRGAEGFDDGFDEAARYAADLYTNIDALMRLRPELRDDLEGLRTSFTSFYEKGQWMAERYIAEGPAGGNAAMEEFDAFAEDIGDRVETLVASMSDLADHSLQASIDQAARSKQVSLWFTSIALALSVLIALFLSRAISTPLGKMTRAMNQIATVELKELTGVLQQLAQGDLTGQFKSTATPIASRSRDEIGKMASSFNTMVKQLKDSEAAYGQMISRLNHLVGQVASDAQKVGHASSQLSETAVSAGETSTLASNVIQEVALKTTEQIESIQMAAQTMENVADSIEEVARGAREQAEAVDRSFHITTEMAHVIQQIAANARSSADGSALAANAARDGADSIRQTIQGMTGIKQKVGISTQKVREMGERSDQIGAIVQTIGDIASQTNLLALNAAIEAARAGEQGKGFAVVADEVRLLAEKATAATGQISTLINTIQQALAEAVTAMAEGAEEVELGVQRADDAGQTLTRFLDAVQQVNRQVEEIAQATHQMDGSSGELVEAMERVSKVVRDNTAATESMTDRARAVTGAINRMTRVAVENSKAIESVSANAENMSMSDQVAEVTTSAQSLAGMARNLRTLVEQFKLAEGTIRTAEPSALIKTANKGASTPEQKKLQLFSDSPA; translated from the coding sequence ATGTCGATTCGTGTCAAACTCCTCGCTGGATTCGGTGTCATCGCGCTGCTTTTTGGCGCGCTGACCGTTGAGAACCGAAACATGCTAAACGAGGGGATCTCGGCGATCGAGGAAGCCCGCGACCAGGGCTATGCCGCCGCCGTCCTTGCCAAGGAAATCAAGCTGGATGTGATCCAGGTCCAGCAGTGGCTGACGGATATCAGCGCCACCCGCGGGGCCGAAGGTTTTGACGATGGATTCGACGAGGCGGCGCGCTACGCCGCCGATCTGTATACCAACATCGATGCGCTCATGCGGCTCCGCCCCGAACTGCGCGACGACCTCGAAGGGCTGAGAACGTCGTTCACGTCGTTCTATGAAAAAGGGCAGTGGATGGCGGAGCGCTACATCGCCGAAGGGCCCGCCGGCGGGAACGCGGCCATGGAAGAATTCGACGCCTTCGCCGAGGATATCGGAGATCGGGTGGAAACGCTCGTGGCCTCAATGAGCGACCTCGCCGACCATTCGCTCCAGGCCAGCATTGACCAGGCCGCCCGCAGCAAACAGGTCAGCCTCTGGTTCACTTCGATCGCCCTGGCCCTGTCCGTACTCATCGCCCTCTTCCTGAGCCGCGCCATCAGCACGCCGCTCGGTAAAATGACGCGTGCGATGAACCAGATCGCGACCGTGGAGCTGAAAGAACTGACCGGGGTCCTCCAGCAACTGGCGCAAGGCGATCTGACCGGCCAGTTCAAATCCACCGCAACCCCCATCGCCTCGCGATCACGCGACGAGATCGGGAAGATGGCGTCGTCCTTCAACACCATGGTCAAACAGTTGAAGGACTCGGAGGCCGCCTACGGCCAGATGATTTCGCGCCTGAACCACCTCGTCGGGCAGGTGGCCAGCGACGCGCAGAAGGTGGGTCATGCCTCGTCCCAGCTGTCGGAGACCGCCGTCAGCGCCGGCGAGACCTCGACGCTCGCCTCGAACGTGATCCAGGAAGTCGCCCTGAAGACGACCGAACAGATCGAAAGCATTCAGATGGCCGCCCAGACCATGGAAAACGTGGCGGATTCGATCGAGGAAGTGGCGCGCGGCGCGCGGGAACAGGCCGAAGCGGTCGACCGCTCGTTCCACATCACGACCGAGATGGCGCACGTCATCCAGCAGATCGCCGCCAACGCCCGTTCGAGCGCGGACGGCTCGGCGCTCGCCGCCAACGCGGCGCGCGACGGCGCGGACTCGATTCGGCAGACGATCCAGGGCATGACGGGCATCAAACAGAAAGTGGGTATCTCCACCCAGAAAGTCCGCGAAATGGGCGAGCGGTCCGATCAGATCGGGGCCATCGTACAGACGATCGGCGACATCGCCTCGCAGACGAACCTGCTGGCGCTCAACGCCGCGATCGAGGCGGCCCGCGCCGGCGAACAGGGCAAGGGGTTTGCCGTCGTGGCCGACGAGGTGCGCCTCCTCGCCGAAAAGGCCACCGCGGCGACCGGTCAGATCTCGACGCTGATCAACACCATTCAGCAGGCGCTTGCCGAAGCCGTCACGGCGATGGCGGAAGGAGCCGAGGAAGTCGAACTGGGCGTACAGCGAGCCGATGACGCCGGCCAGACGTTGACGCGCTTCCTGGACGCCGTCCAGCAGGTCAACCGCCAGGTGGAGGAAATCGCCCAGGCCACGCACCAGATGGATGGCTCCTCGGGCGAACTCGTCGAAGCGATGGAGCGCGTCTCGAAAGTCGTGCGGGACAATACCGCCGCCACCGAAAGCATGACGGATCGCGCCCGCGCCGTCACCGGCGCCATCAACCGCATGACGCGGGTGGCGGTGGAGAACAGCAAGGCCATCGAGTCGGTCAGCGCCAACGCCGAGAACATGAGCATGAGCGATCAGGTCGCCGAAGTGACCACCTCGGCGCAGTCGCTCGCCGGCATGGCGCGCAACCTCCGCACGCTGGTCGAACAGTTCAAGCTGGCCGAAGGAACGATCCGGACGGCCGAGCCGTCGGCGCTGATCAAAACCGCGAACAAAGGCGCGTCCACGCCCGAGCAGAAAAAGCTCCAGCTGTTCTCCGACAGCCCGGCCTGA
- a CDS encoding NAD(P)/FAD-dependent oxidoreductase, with protein MDFDVIVIGAGHNALITAAYLAQAGYRIGVFERRDIVGGAVVTEERVPGYQFDLGGSAHILIRLTPVVEELGLERYGLEYIDLDPLFFAPFEDGDSVFFYRSLEKTVEHLESRFPGEGIAYKRFHDDWVGFGRAVRDAFLDVPGPFQLGKAMVRSKMKLDWKRALGDIMTPYGDVVSRYFKEEKIRAPLVWMAAQSGPPPTEPLSAPFLLWHPLYHESGIARPRGGSGMLTQALRRHIESHGGSVFTGAPVDTILLERTRAAGVRVKNKNYTARAVVSGTHINETLNRLLPAESRPPEAANLRIGNGFGAIVRLALDRPVRYTASPGVEARMGLQLLCESPQQINAAYGDYLKGEPSHIPPLVAMTFSAADPSLAPPGGEVLWLWGQYYPYELAGGASWDEIGDRVAQTIIDRFERYAPGTRASIVDYLFQHPLWLERELGLFRGNVMHLEMSIDQMFMFRPALSMSGYRGPVKGLYLTGASTHPGGGIMGASGRNAARVVLRDLERKKV; from the coding sequence GTGGATTTCGATGTAATTGTTATCGGTGCAGGGCACAATGCGCTGATTACGGCAGCCTACCTGGCGCAGGCCGGGTATCGTATCGGCGTGTTCGAACGCCGGGATATCGTCGGCGGGGCCGTCGTTACCGAAGAGCGTGTGCCGGGGTATCAGTTCGATCTCGGCGGAAGCGCCCACATCCTGATACGGCTGACCCCGGTAGTCGAAGAACTGGGGCTTGAACGGTACGGGCTGGAGTACATCGACCTTGACCCGCTTTTTTTCGCGCCATTCGAAGACGGCGACTCCGTATTCTTCTACCGTAGCCTGGAGAAAACCGTCGAACACCTCGAGTCGCGTTTTCCCGGTGAGGGGATCGCCTACAAACGATTTCACGACGACTGGGTCGGCTTCGGCCGGGCTGTCCGCGATGCGTTTCTCGACGTTCCGGGCCCGTTTCAGCTCGGAAAAGCGATGGTGCGCAGCAAGATGAAGCTCGACTGGAAACGCGCGCTGGGCGACATCATGACGCCGTACGGCGATGTCGTTTCACGCTATTTCAAGGAAGAGAAAATTCGCGCCCCGCTGGTCTGGATGGCCGCCCAATCCGGCCCTCCCCCGACGGAACCCCTCAGCGCCCCCTTTTTGCTCTGGCACCCGCTCTATCACGAAAGCGGTATCGCGAGGCCGCGCGGCGGCTCCGGCATGCTGACTCAGGCGTTACGGCGCCATATTGAGTCGCATGGCGGAAGTGTATTCACCGGTGCTCCGGTAGATACAATTTTGCTGGAAAGAACACGTGCTGCCGGCGTGCGGGTGAAAAACAAAAACTATACCGCTCGTGCCGTCGTCTCGGGAACGCACATTAACGAGACGCTAAATCGCCTGTTGCCGGCGGAAAGCCGGCCCCCGGAGGCCGCGAACCTGCGCATCGGCAACGGATTCGGAGCCATTGTGAGACTCGCGCTGGATCGTCCGGTGCGTTACACCGCCTCCCCCGGTGTCGAAGCCCGGATGGGACTCCAACTATTATGTGAGTCGCCACAGCAGATCAACGCTGCGTACGGAGATTATTTAAAAGGCGAACCTTCTCACATTCCGCCCCTGGTTGCCATGACCTTCAGCGCGGCCGATCCTTCGCTTGCGCCTCCCGGGGGCGAGGTCCTGTGGCTCTGGGGGCAGTATTATCCGTACGAACTCGCGGGGGGCGCCTCGTGGGACGAAATCGGGGACCGTGTCGCCCAGACGATCATCGACCGGTTTGAGCGCTACGCCCCCGGCACCCGCGCGAGCATCGTCGATTATCTGTTTCAGCATCCGCTCTGGCTCGAGCGTGAGCTGGGGCTTTTCCGGGGAAATGTCATGCATCTGGAGATGAGCATCGACCAGATGTTCATGTTCAGGCCGGCGCTGTCGATGTCCGGCTACCGCGGGCCTGTGAAAGGGCTCTACCTGACGGGGGCATCCACCCATCCGGGTGGCGGCATCATGGGCGCATCGGGCCGAAATGCCGCCCGCGTCGTGCTGCGCGATCTGGAACGGAAAAAGGTATGA
- a CDS encoding methyltransferase domain-containing protein yields the protein MRSTLVWTAIYLVLLVGIGYGAPDTARWPAFVALTLVASVVLARIVWKGRLTTGWVLGLAVAMRLLYVAWPPVLSDDAYRYIWDGMLQAEGVNPYLYRPDADALQAHRTDSLYQVLNSKSYYTVYPPVSQGVFLAGGLVYDRGWQVSFYVIKGILVLFELGALALLARMLTAPMLALYAWHPLVLIETAGQAHTESILLFFLALTLWLSRKQRPGWAGASLAMAGWTKLYPFVFFPFLTMRHGWRVMAAGAAVGLALLAPYWHPAFFSQIRESLDLYVRYFEFNAGLYYAVKKAFALFTGDDWSKQLGPAFRLLFLLAMGGLYVYDAFRKPPLARILLLATTAFLLLSTTVHPWYLMPALMLAVFEKRAPWHWHWLAAFSVGTYLRYVDGPYWLFVNLAWIGWFAIGLVVYRKTIIDNAFALMRFRANGKAKRIIHHLPRRQDPPVRVLDLGAAEGFVGEAIQKRTGAEVVLADVEDMNRTRLPLTRYDGRRLPFEDGAFDAVVLYFVLHHCAEPEQVFQEALRVSSGRVIIVESVFTTDAERRRLTRLDILANRIRSFGVMRHQEAHLAFRRAEEWKRLMLESGARLVAEGGWGNVLHRQHLFVLDKNPIAPSVDRRRPRPAS from the coding sequence ATGCGAAGCACCCTGGTGTGGACAGCGATTTACCTGGTCTTGCTTGTCGGTATCGGATATGGCGCGCCTGACACGGCGCGCTGGCCGGCATTCGTGGCGCTCACCCTCGTCGCATCCGTCGTCCTCGCGCGCATCGTATGGAAAGGCCGCCTCACCACCGGCTGGGTGCTCGGGCTCGCCGTCGCGATGCGGCTCCTCTACGTCGCATGGCCGCCCGTGTTGTCCGACGACGCCTACCGCTACATCTGGGACGGCATGCTCCAGGCCGAAGGGGTCAATCCCTACCTGTACCGCCCGGACGCCGACGCCCTCCAGGCCCATCGAACCGATTCGCTCTACCAGGTCCTCAACTCGAAATCCTACTACACGGTCTATCCACCCGTATCCCAGGGCGTATTCCTGGCCGGCGGTCTCGTGTACGACCGGGGGTGGCAGGTCAGTTTCTATGTGATCAAGGGGATCCTCGTTTTGTTCGAGCTTGGGGCGCTGGCCTTGCTGGCCCGGATGCTGACCGCGCCGATGCTCGCGCTGTATGCCTGGCATCCGCTCGTCCTCATCGAAACCGCCGGGCAGGCGCACACAGAGTCGATCCTGCTGTTCTTCCTCGCGCTGACCCTCTGGTTGTCCCGGAAACAGCGCCCCGGGTGGGCCGGCGCTTCGCTCGCCATGGCGGGGTGGACCAAGCTCTACCCGTTCGTCTTTTTTCCTTTTCTCACCATGCGCCACGGCTGGCGCGTCATGGCGGCCGGCGCGGCGGTGGGACTGGCGCTGCTCGCACCTTACTGGCACCCAGCGTTTTTCTCGCAGATCCGGGAATCGCTCGATCTCTACGTCCGGTATTTCGAGTTTAATGCCGGCCTGTATTACGCCGTAAAAAAAGCGTTCGCCCTCTTCACCGGCGACGACTGGAGCAAACAGCTCGGGCCGGCGTTTCGTCTTCTTTTTCTCCTTGCGATGGGCGGTCTCTACGTCTACGACGCCTTCCGCAAGCCCCCCCTTGCACGGATCCTGCTTCTGGCCACGACGGCCTTCCTGCTCCTGTCCACCACCGTGCATCCGTGGTATCTGATGCCTGCGCTGATGCTCGCCGTGTTCGAAAAACGCGCGCCCTGGCACTGGCACTGGCTGGCCGCGTTTTCGGTGGGGACCTACCTCCGGTACGTGGACGGCCCCTACTGGCTCTTCGTGAATCTCGCCTGGATCGGCTGGTTCGCTATAGGGCTCGTCGTCTACCGAAAAACCATCATCGATAACGCATTCGCCCTCATGCGCTTCAGAGCGAACGGAAAAGCGAAACGGATCATCCATCACCTCCCGCGTCGTCAGGACCCACCGGTGCGGGTCCTGGACCTGGGCGCCGCCGAGGGCTTTGTCGGCGAGGCGATTCAGAAGCGTACCGGCGCGGAGGTCGTCCTCGCGGATGTCGAGGACATGAACCGGACGCGCCTGCCGTTGACGCGCTACGACGGACGCCGGCTGCCTTTCGAGGATGGCGCGTTCGACGCGGTCGTCCTCTATTTCGTATTGCATCATTGCGCGGAGCCGGAGCAAGTCTTCCAGGAAGCCCTGCGGGTGTCCAGCGGCCGAGTCATCATCGTCGAATCGGTTTTCACCACCGATGCCGAGCGGCGTCGGCTGACTCGGCTGGATATCCTGGCCAACCGCATCCGGTCGTTCGGCGTCATGCGCCATCAGGAAGCCCACCTCGCGTTTCGCCGGGCCGAGGAATGGAAGCGCCTGATGCTCGAGAGCGGCGCCCGCCTCGTGGCCGAAGGGGGATGGGGAAACGTGCTGCACCGGCAGCATCTTTTTGTGCTGGACAAGAACCCGATCGCCCCCTCCGTCGACCGCCGGCGCCCCCGGCCCGCTAGCTGA